The DNA segment TCTCCAGAAAATATACAGATCCTTCAACTTCAAGTTCTGaataaagcaagagaaagaCAACTGGAAGAACTTAATGAAAAGCTAGAAAAGAGTGCACAGCAGATTAGGTATTTGAATCATCAGCTTTCAATGATCAAAGGTAAAATGTTTTGTACTAATTCTTAGCTTTTATTCATATTTAGTAACTTTCTTGTTCCAAAACTTTATTTAGGTAGTGTCTCTGCAGCTATTGTTAATATTAATAAACTTGATTTGGGATTATGTGGACCTGTCTCCCGCCAACGTTGTTCTAAAGAAAATTCTGTGCGTTGGGCCTGTTTTAACTTTTACTGCATTCTCAAGACCACTGTTGTATTCCAGAGTCCCTTCGTTTCAGGCATTAAAAACGTAGAGAAGTTGCCAAAGTAGTATGCTAGAAGTACAAAAGTCAAAAGCTCAAAACAGACAAACTCCAATAGCAGAAGTGTATGTTTACGGAAAAACCCCTTTTTTTTGGTGCTGTTGAGTTTAACAAGCTGTTTCCTGGACTGTATGTAGAGGGAAGCTCTTCCGAAATGATCAAAGCTGTCATGGAGACTGGAGGTTGTCTTGGTCTCCCTTTTCTTCTaggaacagacaaaaaaaaagtcatgagtTTTGAGACttaagaatataatttttagaAGGTAGAAGGAGCGAACAAGATGGAAAACCAGCTGCCAAACATTTTGCTGTTCCTCCAGgggaattattttgtttctcccTTTAAATGGTATAAGAGATGATGCTAGTTCCTAGTGCTGACAAAATGAGGCTTGTTTCTACTAGGGTTCTGAAGGTGCAATGTATCAGAGTGCTTCCAGCTACCAGAGGGAGAAACTGGTTACTGGATGGAGACTGACTGAATGTTTTTGTTCCATCTTCTGCCCACAGTATGGGAAAGAGGGCTCATAGTGAATGGTTCTGTAGAGTGGGGGATACTGAACAGTTATGTTCTGTGGTGGTTGTGTGACTGGGCCATGTTTCTTACACATTGTGTCTCTCTTAAGATGAAAAGGATGGTTTGGCTGTTAGTCTACGTGAGTCTCAAAAACTCTATCAGAATGGAAAGGAACGGGAAGTGCATCTTGAAGGTCAAATAAAAGCCCTTGAAACTCAAATTCAGACTCTTACTACCAATGAGGAGCAGgtactataaatatttttactgtttattaTGGAAGATCTCTATAGTTAAATTTGTGGTGCACTTGCATTAAACATAAGTGCTGGTCGCTTAAAACACTGTTCATGACCATTGCAGAAGCTGAATATATGACGATTGAATAGGATGCACTGGTGGAAAATAGTTTGTATTAAAATCCAGATATTATCTGAGGACTTTTAGCAACTCTTGCACCAAAAACCTGAACTGACGTATGGAATATGGAGCAAAAGTGAAATATATGTAACTGGGAACTACCCTAATATTGTTCCTGCAGATACTGAAGCAATCCAAAGTGGCAGAGGTAGCCATGGAAAGcatgcagaagcagctgttaGAACTTCAGCGATCAGATGCCCTTCAGAGAGCCAGAGAGCAACATGAGGCCATTATTTCAGCACTCAAGCAGAAGTATGAAAAGCAAGTATTATCATTAGAGCAGAAACTTGATACTACAAGATCTGCGCTCCGAGAGCAggtgagaaattattttaggatGCTGAGTACCATACTGGAGAGGCTGTAGAGCTCCCCATGTTTCCTAAACTGCACTTCTTGACCTATAATTCTAATAACTCCTTCTGGAAGCTGCTAAgcaaatggaaaggaaattctGTGTAAGTCTCAATATTATGAAGCCTATGTGGTATGTTTTTATAAACATCTCCAGGCAGTTGTGAGCTCAGATTGTGAGTTTGTGCATAGCAAATGTAGAGGAGGCAGGAATGCATTCTCTTGGTTTCTCTCCTGAGCTTTCGTTCTGTGCACAGTCACTCTTTCAGAGTATCGGCAAATAaatttggggaagaaaagaacaaaataagaaatattgtGATATTTTTGCTGCAAGAAAAACTGTTTAATAAAAACAGTCTATTGCCAAGCTTTAGTCTCAAAATGATCAAGGACAACTAATCACTGAACAGTCCCTTTATTTTAGAAGTATAGATTTAAAAGGCGAAGGAGGAAAAGACTGGCTTTAAGATGGAGTTTGATATGTATTTTGTCACATGGTTATAGAGcttattaaaattattctacTTGACTTGCCATAAAAGTCCATTACGCTATTAGAGATACTAAAGCAATGTAGTCAAGGCAGGCCTTAACTTATTGTTCTCTTATTTCACATAAAGGAAATagaattacatttcttttaactcttgtaattaatttctgtaattattgTTTCAACATagatatttgtaaaaataaatgagtagTATGTTTGGAAAGGTAACTAGCCTTTGCTTGTAAACAAGGATGCACTGCTAGATTTCTGTTAGTACCACAGCAAAGTTTACACAGCTTTGTCTCTACTGCaaaagaagttgttttttttatggtgGTATGTTTGGGGTATTTAGAGAGAGGTCTCCTGTTTTggagagaaaatagaaaagtcAAAAGGCATGAAGACTGGGTAGTGTGCCTCCCAGGTCTGTGTAGGTTAACTGTAAGTAATGCCATATGAAGGTCTACTTTGTGTATCACATGAAAAAACTATGGTTCTTCTACAGAGCATTGGAACTTGCTAGCTTGGCTTAAGCTCAGTTGAAATAAACTTAATTGAGTTAAGCTCAGACTTAATTTACATGAAGGCTTGATTTTTCTGTGGTAAACTAACTGTATGTGATTAATGATGGGATAATCTGGTATGCTGAAAACTAACTGTTCTAGGAAATACAAAACAGTTCACATCCATACGTTTATATATGAATATACTTACTGTCTCCTAGTGAAAATTTAACTTTGGTGTTGTAAGAGATCACATTTGATCTGTGATTGATTTAGCCAGCCTCTATCCCTTTAGGTATCAGATTGATTCTTTTGCTCCTGTGTCTTGTATGTATTGACTTTTTCTATATCTGAAATTGTACTAGATGGCTAGATGTTTTGTAACTTGAGTAAAAATAATCTCTCTTCCTAGACAGAGCTTTGCAAAAATCTAGGAGAGCATGTTAAGCAACTTgaaaaaatgctggaagaaaccaaatgtgagaaaactgaaataataaatcGACTGACAAGAAGCCTAGAAGAAAGCCAAAAGCAATGTGCAAATTTACTGCAAACAGGTCAGCCTTTTGCTCATACCTTATCTTTCCTTGCACTAACAGCTCCAGTTTTTTGAAGCATGAAATTGCACATCTGTGTTCTTGTTGAAATGGAATCAACATCAGGCTATATGTACTAGGCCATTTCCTAAGCAGTACATTAGCTGGACTTAAAGTTTAGTTAATTCTAGActgaagtgtaaaaaaaaaaaaaccaataaaaattaagagtatcttctttccctgccccatccccaaaaatataaaaacccaTAAACCAAAACTCCAAGCAATAGTGATTAAACTATTCCACTATTTTTATACACATTTTGTGCTGCATATGTGTAAACTTAGTTTTGGACTAAATAACAGCCTTTGTAAGCAAGCTGCTTATTTTTGTGTTAAGCATTTGACTTGCCATTTCAATATCAAATTGCAACAGGAaaagaactagttttgtggctgGAGGCTGATTCTTAGAAACTTGTAGGAATAGCACGTAAAATATTCTGCTCTTTGTGTATTTGACTTCTGCCTACCTTCACACATTGAAGTGTTTTAATAACAATGTATGTAGTAGTTACTAGTGAGCTCAAGGAAGTAGAGATAGAGTAATGCCTAGTACCAGAATCGACATTGCTACTTGTAAGTGatctttttccagatttttttttttagtctttcttGTGTATTTATGACTActtctttgtctcctttttctttccttcaataGGCTCGATGCAGGAGACAAATCAGTTACGGCTTCAATTGCAACAAGCTCAGTCTGCACACCTGATGAGCAATAACCTGAACAAGGCTTTGCaggttaatttaattttattaaatactttactgttttgatttttaggaGGGCAGGCATTATAGTTAAGGGGCTGGTAGCTGAAACTCCTTATACTTGGGGAAATATCTCCTTTCACTACTATATCTCCCAGTATTGCatgttgttttgtggttggtttttctCCCTCCATTAAAACACAGTAGAGCATATGTATTGGCACAAATCTGCTATCATCCATCTATCTAACCtgcttatggaaaaaaaaagaatgtaaattcTATGTGCTGGGAATCTTGTAACTTAATTAGACTATAGGGATAGTTGGGGATACTATATTCTGAAAATTACCTTTTGCCAGCAAAAAGGAATGCTAGCGAGTCCTCTGTAAAATATGATTGGAAGTCTGTTTCAAATTCAGTTCATGTATTTGACTTAAATCTATCATCTTGGAAATTACGAATGCTAATAAGTACTAAAGCAATACGTATTTTTTCTAGCTACGTACTTTTTTGTTGTCATCCACTTTACTGTACAAGGACAGCAGAAAAGAAGtaagagcaaaagaaagaatagTACATAGATGAACAATAGAATATactgaacaacagaaaatattccCTAAATTGTAGTTTTAACATATGTTTTGCTAGAGGTATCAAAAATGATAGcgtaaagaaataaaactaatgcTAGATGATTCAAGTAAATACAGCTAAATACAACTATATTTAGAGAGAATATCTCCATGTATTTGTCATCTTTGGAAGAGTCATCGTGGACCTGATGTGTTTGCTCGGAGTTTCTCTGCttagtgtaattttttttttctttctcttcctttaagGAAGAATTAATGGaactgaaggaagaaatagCTTTGTATGAGTCTGCTGCCAAGCTTGGAGTATTTTTGAATGATTCAGGTGGAGAGCTGCGTACAAATCTGGGTGATTCCTATGTAGatttgggaattaaaaaaatcactgggaAGAAACCAAGGTTCTGCAGGTATTGAGTGATccttgttgaaagaaaaaaaaatctaaaattctCAAGAAATTATACAAGTGATACGTAAAAAGATGGCCTTACTGGATCAGCATATAGTTTTTTTGGTAGATACGTGAAATACTGCTTGTATTCCTGGTAATCTGGGAAACAGGAAACAACTAATATAATAAATCGGATGCTAATTGCTGCTTAATAAATCTTCAGATTTTTATAGTGACTACGTTGCTTTTCCTTGAATTGTATGGATTATATGCATGGATACCTTTTTGCTCAAGGATTCCACATAGTTACTTAATACTaaagctgtcttttaaaaaaacccagccaatTGAGTTGTCCCAAAATACTTCATATCATGTGAGAATGAATCCTTTGGGAAAACAGCTAATTGAACAAGTTTTCTGTATGCTGATTGCTACTTTGTGAAATAACACATGGCTTTTGTATTCATGTTATCTCGTTCTTTTTACTGTTATCCTGTTTGTGGTAGCATTAGttgctcttctctctgctgtcGCTACCTTTCAGATAAATGTGTTTcgtcttttaaatactgaaCTGATTGTCTTCCCTAATAGTGCAATGCAGAACAGAGACATGGATAAAGAGCTCTCTAAAGATGAAATTATTGTAGAATTAAAAGCTGAGCTGGAACGCTTATTGAGCAGtaataaaatgaagagaaacCAGGTTACTCAATTACAGAATGATCTTAAAGACTGCCAGAAGATGTTAGAGGAATACAAGCAGTTGttgaaggcagaaaaagcatcaaaagaGTCAGAGGTTTGTTCCTttacacttcttttaaaagtgaaGATGCACTGGATTTTAGTGAACGAAACGAACATTAAACTTATTATGAAAATGGACCAAAGAATTTACTCATAGCTGAGTGTCCATAGCAACTAAGTAAATCTGTCATTGATCTTAAGGAAAGTATTGTGATTTGGGTGATGccttgttctgtatttttgctaaaaaagaagcaaactgAAATAGCAGAACATGGGCACCATATGTGTTATCAGGCAAGTCCTGGTATGATGGCTTGCTTGATAGCACTTAATGGCCACTGcttttttcagaactgaattTCTCTGGAGGAAGTAGGTTTTCTTTGGCCAAAAAGGCCTTGTAATTTCTCTGAGAAAGCCAATAGTATCGGTAGGTTATACAAATGGAACATTAAACAGAGTGTCTTCACTATGTAATTTGATCAACAAGGAATCTCTTTGATACTGCATCTCTCTTCACCCCATTATTACCATCCCTCTATAAACTGATCAAACTTGTAATATCTGCTTTTGTAATCTATACATTGTGACCTGGATGTGGGATAGGAATATAATATGCTTGAGAAGTCTGCTCTCTATTGGATGATAGTCGTCATTAAGTTGCAGACATGACGTTGAATATGTGCTTCTTTAAACCTTCATGATGCTTTGAATTTCAAGTATTCATCTAGAGTAGCAGTCATACTGTTGTATCTTGTGCTGCAATGGTTTCctctggtttttttattttatggtttcctctggttttttttttattttatgtttaagtacaatttttatttgacagctttaacttttttttaagcGTCACCTTCTAAATCATATGTATCAAGAGATATcatcttaattttgtttaatttcagcCTGTCACAAATCGGAATGATAATTCAGTGGCCAGTCCTTCAGTTTCTGATAAACTTAAGGAAGAAGTTCTGAGACTCAGAAAGGCTAATGAAGCTTTGCTACAAGAAGTTGAGGTGAGACAGAGGTGCTGCTTAttcctacaaaaaaaaccccacccaaaaaaaccccaactactCTCCCCCGTGTCCTAAAACCTGCAATTAGAAAAGGTTCTTTTTGACCTACCTATTACTTGGCCCTTGTTTGTCCAGAACCATACTTCTGCTATTgaagaactgaaggaaaatgaggaaaaactgaaaagcttaAATCAAGATCTGTGTTGTCAGATGAGAAAGATGGTTCAGGATTTTGATCAGGATAAACAAGAAGCCATTGACAGGTATGTCTGTTAGCTCTGTTTAGTTCCATTTGCGGACTTCTAGCCTGCATGTACAATATTGTATGAGGTAGCTGGTACAGGGGGAGGTCAACGTTAGAAGGCCAGTTTCTTAAGGAAAAGTTGAACTCTGTTTAAAAGGGTGTGAGGAAACCTAGGtagtttgtttttcctttcttaattttaGGTGTGAAAGAATTTACCAGCAACATCATGAGGATACAAAAGCTCATTTTGAGGAAGACCTGGCGAAGAGGtgtgctgcagaaaaacagcaactTATTCAAACTTACGAAGAGACAATCTCACAGTTAAAGTAAGACTTgccattttttccacttttactGAAACTTCCACGTTTCCTGTAAGGCCTTCAGTACTAGTTACACTTCAAGTACAGACATGCTGTCCTGAGAGTGTAAAGACTAATTGATTATAAATAATCTGTCCTGTGAAGGGCTAACATAGAGGAGCTGAACAGAGAGATGACTGCAGTGAAAGAATGTTACATTGGAGTCTGTGGGGAGAAGGACACCTTGGAAGCTACTTTAAGGCAGAAATTtgagcaagagcagcagctaaAGGAAGAGAAGGTACTTGTGGAAATACCTATAAAACATATCATTTCAgacttttttcaaaatgtaatatCCTTAAGTGTATTTAACTTTGTAATTGTTAAGATACTTGGAAGAGATGTAGCTATATCAGAAAGTTTATACATGTCACCTATGTTAAATTAACCTGCTATTGTGTCCTGGGGTTTAAAATATTATAGAATTCCAGTAGTCATTCATTTTCATGTAGCCAACTTTCATAAATCTGACTTTTGAGGACTGCTCGGTCAATAGCATGAGGTTTTACATTCATGAGACATTTTCTAAAGACTAGATGACAATACAAATTTTCTTCTCCCTATATAAAACTGATCTGAAAATACTGTGGGCGTTTTATGTAATAATTCAAACTGCTGTATTgattaaaaactttatttttctgaatatatcAGTGTGAAATGACTAAAGTAGGTCAACTACCTTGCTGAGCAAGTGCAGTAAAGAGGTGCAGCACAAAGTATGGTGGGAGTAAAGAtgtctgattaaaaaaaccttactTTAGAGCCACAGCCTATAGTAACCTCTGATATCATGCCTTAAAACACCTCCTTTTGAGAGCTGAATCTCTTGTCCAGGTGTCATCAGGAAGATCAGTGCACAGGCTCTAGAGAGTTAATCCTGTCACTCATGCTTTCTCATTACTTTGTACCAGAGCAGTTTGCTTTGCCTAggagaatattttaattttaatttttcacccCTAGCtcaagaaacagctgctggaagaaaaagaaggtgcTCTTAACCTTCTGAGGACTGAGCTTGAAGAGAAACACAGCAGCGCTATGATAGCAGCAAAGAGgcagtggctggaagaaaaaaaccagcaggttGAAGAGGAAGTTGCGTTAGCCAAAGTTcactgggagaaggaagaaaaagaggtgTGGAACTTAGACCAGGGGGgttcaaatttttttaaattttttattttctgaaagaactTGTATGTAGACAGACTTATGCACTGTTAGTCTACCATTTGAAGTGGCTTTTAAGGATCTGTCATTTTAGGAGCCTCTGAAGAAGTCAGCAGGTGTTACAACACATACTTAAGATTTTTTACAAAAGGCCCCTAGACCTTGTAAAGTAACATACAGAACATCCTGAATGTCACAGCTGGTAGCATGCTGGAGTTTTCCACCCTCATCCCTGGGTGTGTGGTTATGCTTTCTGTTGTGTTTGGTTATCTTATAGAAGTCCTCTGTGTATCCTATCCCATAGACAAAAGCTGTGATGAGTTACCAGTCTCTCTCTGAGCATGGTTTTGCTCTTCTCCATTATCAGGGAAGATGATTGGTGTAAACAGGATTTGGTTTGTCAAGTACCAGTGAAATTCTAGTTATTTGGACACTGGAGagactttcttaaaaaatatttttttccttagaataaagaacaaatctttgcaaaaataGAAAGAGAATGGCAAAGTAGGCTGGAAGAAACAAGAAGGACCGTAGCTGAATGTAATGACTGCAGCAGCCAAACTGACCAAGTAACAGTTGTGGACGAAGTTTCAACTAAAGAGTTAGAAGGGATCGTTGAAGATCGGAGGCTGCAGATCCAGAAggctctgaaagaaaatacGGTCTCTGAAAAGGCCTTAAAAGAATTTGAAATAGAACTGGAAAATAAGTACCATAAAGATCTTGCCAGCCAGGTAACAAATAATTGTTCTGTCTGCCTGGAGCCTGTGAAACTGCCATATGCAACTaagtcaccaaaaaaaaaaagttcttttccaCTAGCTTTCTCTTAAACTCAGTAATTATTTGCTATATTAGAATTATATTATAAAACTAAAGAAGCTGTAGCATGTAGCTTGTTTTTTATAGCTGTTCTTCACACAGACCAGTTTTGAACAGAGTTGAGAATGCTGACTTAGTTTATACcattttgttaagaaaaatataatattttgcATCAAGAAATGCATCAGATGCTGCTGGTCTGATTTGTTTAAGTTCTGTAAACATAGGCAATCCAAACTGAAGTATGTTATTTCATTGCTACATGAAAAtagtgaaaatgtatttggtgGTGGTGACTGAAGTAGGTTTGGTTTTTATAACCTCTTATAGGTAGATGCAGCTTTAACCCAAGCTCATGCCAGGTGGCTTCAAGAATTAACAGACCTCAAAGAGTACAAAGTACATCTAAAGATAGAgcaagaaaaatgggaaaaagagcACAAAGAGACTGCAGCAAAGCAGGTAGCCAAAAATACTTGTATATGTGTATTGGTAGAGTTCAGTCTTCCAAAGCCCTTATACAACTGAGGAATTAATGTAGGCATCAGTGGGGAATCATTAAGGAAATGTATTTCTAGTGTACTCTGGTTCTGATCTTTTGTCTATATAGgattgtttttattaaataatttgaaaataatcacCAATAGATTGATGATAACTCAGGGTTATACTACGTGTATGTAAATGTATGTAGATATTTATGACTGTATTATGTATTCACCAGTTGGCCCTAGTTCTCTCGGCTGCtgaagagaaatggaagaaagagtATGAGAACACTGAGAAATCTGGACCAAGAATTAAAGAacttgaagaaaaagtaatttctctcAGGAAGGAATTGGAgctaaaggaagaagaaatccCTGCAGCTATCAAAGCAGAACTAGCAAAAGCCCGTGCTCAGtggaacaaagaaaagcaagaagaaatccTGCAGatacaagagaaaaatgagagagaCTACCGATCATTCTTAAATGATCatagaaacagaattaaagaGGTGCTTGCAACAGCAAAGGAggattttgcaaagcagaagaatgaGCTCTCCattcagaaagaagcagaaataaagacGTTACTACACCAAAAGCAGCGAGAATGGGAGGCTCAGGAAACAAAGAGACTGCAGGACAAAATTAATTGGTTTGAGGAGAAGACTCTGGTTGAGCTTAAGGGCTTGTTAAGTGAAATGCACAAAGAACTAGTCAAGTGCACACATAGTAAGCATTCTTGGAAGGATAAGTGTTTTGATGCTTGTAGTCAATTAAATGGTCAATGCAAAGACAAACTGAAGGCTTGCTTACAAAAGGCCTACAGGACCACAGTTTACAcaattctggaaaagaaagagcaagaatGGAAAGAGGTAATACTTCTGTAAATTGTAACTGTCAATCAGAAAAGGGACCTGAGAAGTCACTCATACCTGTTTTCTCCCAATATAAAATATCCACGTAATTGTGAGAATTGGAGAATCCAAAATTTGAGTTCATCAAAAACAACAGTCCTGTGAAACTGTAAGAGGGCTAAATCTTGCATTAGCAAGTGAAAAGGGAAAGGGTGTAGCTTTGATATCTTCAGTCTTTGAAGAAGAGAAAGCCAGGTTAGGAGTATCATTCTTTAATGCCAAGATTCATAAATTAAGGAGGTGAATCCACCATCTTAAGCTTGGGATCCTGTTGAAGGTTCCTTCTGACCTCTTAGGTGGGTTCTGTCATGAAGGTCAAGCTTATATTTTTTGcatagctgctgctttttttttttctttttttctcctagaaaTTTAGCAGTTTGTAATGGTGATTGAACAGTGATCATGTTACTTCCCCCTCCCGCTTCTGATACAAGTAAAGATGAAAACAGTAAATCCTTTTTGCAAATTATCTGTAGTAGAACTGAACTGAATAACTAACAAACTGATCTATCTTGGGAATAATAGTATTGCTTAACTTTATTGTGGCTCTAGGAAATCCTTTTCAATGTGCCTGCCCAAATGAGGAAAGACATCCTATTTGCTTCTAGAGGAGTTTGGGGCTAAGCAGAAATCTGTCCAGAAGCTTCTGCTTCTGATGttctggcagatttttttttttttttcttttctctctaaCGCTTGTGCTTATAGTAGTTTTTAGTTATGGGGAGCATCCTGCTGGAAGTGTCATTGCTGCCCAGTGTTTAGCAGCTGGGGAATTATCCAAGAATAGGACAGAGAATGAAACTGCTGCCTTTTTCAAGAAAAGGCAGGACAGGGGGAAATAAGTGTAAAGTGACTTCTTATGATAAAATTACCTGGTCTTTTAGTGATAATATGTTTCTGTTCAGAAAGTGGTCCTTTGGAGTTCTTTTGTCATGAGTTTTTTTCACAACGATAAAGAGAATCGGAAGGTTTTTCCCATGCCTGATGCATCTTCTGTAATAGCTATGAATGTCTGTTGGTAAACTGTTTTTAATATGCCATTGAACTTCAAAACATTGGTTGACTTGAACCACCTTAGCTAGTGAAgtctttaatttcttatttagGTCATCTCTTATGTTACcgtaataataataaacaaaggAGTTACATTTTTCTAGATGGCATTCCTGTTGCTCTGCTACCCATATTTGTGTAGAAACTTTAGATGAGTCCAGCCCTTTTTTCTGCTGGatataccttttaaaaaaaacaagttcGCTTCAACTATTTGAAGACACTGTATAGTTCTGCAGTGTTAAGGGCTACTGACATTTCCAAACTGAAACTCAAGATAGCCACGTACTGCTGTTGCAGTgaattatgcaaaataaaacttctgtaTGTTAGAATATGTATTTTCCTCCTGATTTGAGCTGCGATATACAGTTCTATTGCAGGGTGAAAGCACCTGCATTGTAATTACTAAAGCTACTTTGTGGCCAGGGTTGCTTGGTTTTATGCATAACATACTACTTGCCTACCTTTAAGATAAGGTGGAAAAGTTTTTTGcttggtgtttggtttttaggaagtattttttcaatTGCAGAAATACGAAGAGCTAGTGAGTAATGTAAATAAAGAAGCATGCTCTTGCCTGCAACGTGGTGGAGGAGATCCTGTGGACATGGCAAGACCTCCTGCGTGCAATGTTGGACACCAAGCAGAAGCACAAAAGAAGCTAAGACTACAGCCGCCCTTGCAGGAAACTGAAACAGACAAAGGTATCgggtttgctttttaaactggCAAATTATGTATCATCAAATTTAAGCTTGTTAGTAGCAGTCTTTAATAGTCAATTAATAGTCTTACTGATGACTCCAATGCAAAGTTAGTTAATGAGTGAATATTCAGGTGATAGAGGGAGATGCAGTTCTGACTGCAAGGTTCTTTAATGTTGCATAAACTTGTACTATATCAAAGTCACAAACTGCAAGATGTGGTACTGATCTTCAGCTTACTAATTTAATGCTAGACGTTGAAGTTTCATTTTACTAAACGCTAgtagctttctgctttttaaagccaTTCTTCTGGAGTAAAGAAACAGCTGTTGTATTTACACCTGCAGCAGATAGTTTTTGGGGGTTGTGGACACGAACACTAATACCTTTGGTGTATAACAGCTCATAAACAAGCCAGTGTCGATCATGATGAGCAAAGTATGGTCTGAACAATGTGTTGTAAATGGGTAATACTTAATCAGAGCTTTGAAAATTGAATTATACTACTTGCTGTTGACACTAGACAAGACAAGCAATTCTGTATTCGTGTAAAAGATACTGGTGTGTCAAGAATTATGCTTCACCTGGCATGGTAatcttttctgattcttttgATCAAGAATGTAGTTGAGAAAAAGCAAATCCCCACGTGatgtttctctccctctctctctttctctctctctcttttcttttcttccttcc comes from the Falco cherrug isolate bFalChe1 chromosome 7, bFalChe1.pri, whole genome shotgun sequence genome and includes:
- the CEP152 gene encoding centrosomal protein of 152 kDa, with amino-acid sequence MSLDFDSGALQTQHDDEDYDQEDYAREQELQQLLTDLPHDMLEDSGDQLSSYSDCSIHETEQQSHESGKHDGRWNDHPLISDPQNDYEQGQNLFPEQFLCDQQNNHVEKHGKKWNGLCNDEEKEHLYDAKEDYSDQNGQEDPDDVYLGRSDFNAPSCYQQNNVYHLPENFRPYTNDHKPEFNNQQSKRINFPDAPKEHLKQFVASDVVSGQSPESYKVTYKPYQNGIHQNIPVLQEGTRRNEVFEDLQHEFLGNDGNSPENIQILQLQVLNKARERQLEELNEKLEKSAQQIRYLNHQLSMIKDEKDGLAVSLRESQKLYQNGKEREVHLEGQIKALETQIQTLTTNEEQILKQSKVAEVAMESMQKQLLELQRSDALQRAREQHEAIISALKQKYEKQVLSLEQKLDTTRSALREQTELCKNLGEHVKQLEKMLEETKCEKTEIINRLTRSLEESQKQCANLLQTGSMQETNQLRLQLQQAQSAHLMSNNLNKALQEELMELKEEIALYESAAKLGVFLNDSGGELRTNLGDSYVDLGIKKITGKKPRFCSAMQNRDMDKELSKDEIIVELKAELERLLSSNKMKRNQVTQLQNDLKDCQKMLEEYKQLLKAEKASKESEPVTNRNDNSVASPSVSDKLKEEVLRLRKANEALLQEVENHTSAIEELKENEEKLKSLNQDLCCQMRKMVQDFDQDKQEAIDRCERIYQQHHEDTKAHFEEDLAKRCAAEKQQLIQTYEETISQLKANIEELNREMTAVKECYIGVCGEKDTLEATLRQKFEQEQQLKEEKLKKQLLEEKEGALNLLRTELEEKHSSAMIAAKRQWLEEKNQQVEEEVALAKVHWEKEEKENKEQIFAKIEREWQSRLEETRRTVAECNDCSSQTDQVTVVDEVSTKELEGIVEDRRLQIQKALKENTVSEKALKEFEIELENKYHKDLASQVDAALTQAHARWLQELTDLKEYKVHLKIEQEKWEKEHKETAAKQLALVLSAAEEKWKKEYENTEKSGPRIKELEEKVISLRKELELKEEEIPAAIKAELAKARAQWNKEKQEEILQIQEKNERDYRSFLNDHRNRIKEVLATAKEDFAKQKNELSIQKEAEIKTLLHQKQREWEAQETKRLQDKINWFEEKTLVELKGLLSEMHKELVKCTHSKHSWKDKCFDACSQLNGQCKDKLKACLQKAYRTTVYTILEKKEQEWKEKYEELVSNVNKEACSCLQRGGGDPVDMARPPACNVGHQAEAQKKLRLQPPLQETETDKGQKCTKRNLGSWEDFCCEHCCQELEKREAVCQDLKRELKIAQKHLQLAVKEREAKSEQIQENEKVLEALIAENSEMKTKLKALETPPRSLSKGGISNPCTSSDSVKGLEEMRAQYIKAVTKIKRDMICYIHESKERAAEMIKVEVLKERQETARKMRKYYLTCLQQLLTDNGKHEGAEKKIMDAASKLATMAKGLETPLRHIPQSKSTRSALLLNSDLPPGAQYSRRDRMLQTRSNHMENKSCDKSTTEKGNDKVVQKLVPRDLRQQFDAMQTEAQHVLHETMTSNIQNENNSKNLDGASRDALPRFYPDEDGRREKYCPIINADKGLLCAASNIVHQNAPPSVFQVTLENTPAPSFTNGHTISGPAHHMLKSKNERTVLKEDKCIRSCGKWKTKSKRTQEFGFQETPERDEGSCNEWSSVNGSLHLDRSDMPL